DNA sequence from the Candidatus Hydrogenedentota bacterium genome:
TGCCATCTCGGTAATATTGCGTATCACCTCGAGCGGCCGCTGAAGTGGGACCCTGTAGTGGAACGGTTCGTGGGGGATGAGGAGGCAAACCGCAATCTCGCGAAGGCCATGCGGAGTCCCTGGACACTGCACGCATAGGGGGACCACATGGGTAAGAAGATTGGTGGGGGCATCCTGATCGTATGGGGCCTCTTCATTGTATTTCGTTGGTTGTTTACCGGCATGCCATTGCCGACCGAAGGCGGTTATCAAGCGGGCAGCTTCTTCGCCTTCCTGGTCGGATGCGTGTTTCTTGCGGGCGGGTGGAGCCTGCTGACAAGGGGCGATTGATGACCGGCAACAGTACCTATTGGCGCGTTGCGCACTTGCGGCGGTACGCGTCGTTTCTCTTGGTTTGGTTTTTTTTGGCAATAGCGCTGCAATCGGCCAATGGACAACCGCCCGAAGAAGTGGCGAGAGTGGAAGCGGCGTTACCCGCGCTCGCGCGCGTTGCGCCGGCAGCGCCGCGGAAGCTGCTCGTGTTCACATTGTGCAAGGGGTTTGTCCATAGCTCGATTCCGCTGGGAGCGAAGGCGGTCGAGTCCATGGGCGCAAAGACGGGCGCGTACGCAGCGACGATATCCGACGATCCGAGTGTGTTTACGCCGGAGAGCCTCGCACAGTTCGATGCCGTGTGCATGCTGAACACGACGGGCGAGTTGTTCGACGACGACGCGCTGAAGAAGTCGTTCGCGGACTTTGTGAGGGGTGGCAAGGGTCTTGTCGGCATTCACGCCGCGACGGACTGCTTCTACAAATGGTCCGAGTACGGCGAGATGATGGGCGGTTACTTCGACGGGCACCCGTGGGGGGCCGGGGATACCGTCACATGCGCGTTGGACGATCCCGCGCATGGGTTGAACGCGGCGTTCAAGGGCCGCGGTTTCGACATCACCGACGAGATTTACCAGTTCCAGTCGAAACCGTATTCGCGCGAAAAACTGCGCGTGCTGGTTTCGCTCGATATCGCCAAGACGAACATGAACAAGGACGGGCTAAAGCGCGCGGACAACGACTATGCGATTTCGTGGGCGCGCGCGTACGGGCAGGGGCGCGTTTTCTATTGTTCGCTCGGGCACAACGAGAGTACGTACTGGAACCCGGCGGTACTGCAGCATTATCTCGACGGGATTCAGTTTGCGTTGGGCGATCTCGCCGTGGACGTGACACCGAGCGCGGCGCTCACGCCGGAGCAGGTGGAGCAGTCCAAGTCGGCGGGCGCACAGATTATGTTGGACGAGGGATTCAAGGACCTGGCGCGGTACGAGCTGGGACGGGATGCGGCACTACCGAAGCAATTCTCCGAACTCATCATCGCGGGCCTGGGCGACGAACCGAAGCGCGCGGATTTTGAGAAGCGATTGACCGGGCTGCTGGAAAGTAACCCGACAAACGATGGACGCCAGTTCGCGGTGAAGCATCTACGGCTTGTCGCGGGCGAGGCGTCGATCCCGGTATTGGCGACAATGTTGCGTCAGGCGGAGACCGCGAATGACGCGCGATACGCTTTGGAGGCCATGCCCGCGGCCGGTGCGAGCGCCGCGCTACGAGAGGCGCTGCGCGCCGATGGAGTGGTCGACGCGATTGGACTCATCAACTCGCTGGGCGAACGCCGCGACCTTGAATGCGTCACGCTGGTCGCGCCATACCTGAAGTCGGTGGACGCATCCGAGACGGCGGCGGCCGCAGTTGCATTGGGAAAGATTGGCGGCGAGGACGCGGAAAAGGCGTTGTTTACATCGCTGCTGACCGCGAGACCGGAGCGAGCGGGGCCTTATCTCGACGCATTGTTGACTGCGGCCGACATGCGTATGGCAAAGGGCGAACCTGAGCGGGCCGCGGAAATCTACGAGAAACTTGCCGCACCGGACCATTCGGTCCGCGCCCGCGTTGCCGGTGTGCAAGGACTCGCGCGGACCCATTCGCCCAAGACGGTCTCGGCAATCCTGCGCACGTTGACGGAATCGGACGAAGCGTTGCAACGCGGCGCCGCGCTGGCCGCGCGTTACGTCGCCGGACCGGATGCGACGCGCGAGTTTGCGACGCAACTCGACAAACTCCCCGTGAGCGCGCAGGCCCTGCTCATCGAAGCGTTGGCGGACCGTGGCGACGCGGTCGCGCTGGGCGCGGTGACAAACGCGATCTCCAGTTCCGATGCCGGCGTATCGCTTGCGGCAGTGTCCGCATTGGCGGCGTTGGGTAACGCGGCCAGTGTTGTTCAACTCGCCGAACTGGCGGGCAAGACGGAAGGCTGTACGCAGACCGCTGCGCGCGCGAGTCTTGTGCGGCTTCGCGGCCCGGATGTCAATAACGCGATAGTCGCGGCGGTCGAGAAGGCCGAGCCCGCAGTGCGGCGCGAGTTGTTGCGCGCATTGGGCGATCGCGGCGCAAAGGAGAGCGTGCCCGCGCTGCTGCTGGCTGCGAAGGATTCCGATGAAACCGTGCGCGCGCAGGCGTACGCGGCGCTGGGCCAACTCGCGCCCGCGGACCAGCTAAAGGCGGTGGTCGAGTTGCTTGCGGTCGAACAAAGCGAAACCGCGCGCGCGGAAAGCGAGAAGGCGGCGCTCGCGGTGCTCGCGCGCAACAGCGATCCGGCTGCGTCGGCCGCTACGGTTCTATCCGCCTTGCCGGACGTGAAGCAGGGCATTCCGGCGTACTGCTCGATTCTTCGCGTGCTGGGAAAGATAAACGATCCGACCGCTATGGAAGCGCTGCTCTCCGCGACGGAACTGAAGAACGCCGACGTGCGGATGACGGCAGTCCGCGCATTGGCGGAATGGCCAACCGCCGGGCCGAAGGAAAACCTGTTGGCGTTGGCCCAGTCGGCGGAAGAGGCCCCGCTGCGCGACGCCTCGCTGCGCGGGTATCTGCGCATGGTGGAATTGCCGGATAACGTAGAGGAGTTGTCGCCTCAGTATGACGCGGCGTTCAAGGCGTCGCGCTCGGCGGAGGACCGCAAACTCGTGCTGGCGAGCATAGGAAGACAACACGATCCGAAATTGATGGAACTCGTCGCGCCCCTGCAAGAAGACGCGGAGGTAAAGCAGGAAGCGGCGCTGGCGCTGGAGCAATTGAAGAAGGTTTCGTACGCGTTGAATGCATCACGCGGCAACGGGGATTTGTACAAGGCGATTGACGGGGACCCGGCGACACGGTGGTCTACCGGCGAACCTCAACAGCCGGGACAGTGGTTTCAGATCGATATGGGGTATATCGCCAATGTGCGCAAGGTGGCGTTGGATACGACGGGGTCGGCGGGCGATTATCCGCGGGAGTATTCGGTGTTCGTTTCAAACGACGGGAAGTCTTGGGGAGATGCTGTTTTGAAAGGTACGGGAAATGGGCCCGTGACGGAGATTCCGCTTCCGCATCAACGGGCCCGGTTCGTGAAGATCGAGCAAACGGGCAAAGCGGACGGCATGTTTTGGTCGATTCATGAGCTGAAGGTAGAGGTCGAGTAGGGAAGATTGGGAGCAATTGCAGGGAGGACAACGTGGGAGCGGCAATGAACCGGTTGCTGGAAGGGCAGGTCGCGATCGTTACGGGCGCGGGACGCGGCATTGGCGCGGCTACGGCGAAGTTGTTCGCCGCTCATGGCGCGCACCTTGTCGTGTCGGACTTAGACCAGGGGCCTTCGGAGAATACCGCGGCGGAAATCCGGCGCGATGGCGGCGACGCGATTTCGGTGCACGGCGATGTCACCGATCCGGCGTTTCCCGGCGCAATCATGAAGGCGGCGATCGAGAAGTATGAAAAGCTGCATATTCTCGTGAACAACGCGGGCTACACATGGGATGGCGTGATCCAGAAGACCAGCGACGAGCAGTGGAACGCGATCGTCGATGTTCATCTCGGCGCCCCGTTTCGGATGATTCGCGCGGCAGTGCCGTACATGCGCGAAGCGGCGAAGGCGGAAATGGCCGCGGGTGCGGCGCCGGAGCCGCGATGCATTATCAATGTGTCGTCAACCTCGGGACTGCACGGAAACGCGGGCCAGATCAATTACGCTTCCGCGAAGATGGGCGTCGTGGGCATGACCAAGACGGTGGCGAAGGAGTGGGGACAGTTCAACATCCGGTGCAATGCGGTCGCGTTCGGGACCATCGAGACGCGCCTCATCAAGGCGAAGGAGGAGGCTGAACAGATCAACGTGAAGGGGCAGGTGATCCAACTGGGGATACCGCAGCACATGCGCGACATGATGACCATGATGATCCCCTTGGGGCGCACGGGCACGCCGGAGGAGGCGGCTGGCGGCATCTTGCTGCTGGCGTCGCCGTTCGCATCCTACATCACGGGCCATGTGCTCGAAGTGACGGGGGGATTCGGCATTTAGCGAAAGTGCGTGGTACCATACATGGGGCGGATCTCTAACCAAGAGAGGATGTGGCGGCCATGGATATGGACGAGGTACGCACCAAGATCAAGGGGCTGCGCATTATGCACGGCCTGGACGACGCCCTTCAGGAAAAGCTCACCGACCTGCTTCAATCGATCAGTGCGCCGCGCGTGGTGCCCGCGGGCGGAGTGTTCATCCACGAACACGAGCACGTCGACAACAAGGGATATATCTTGCTCGAAGGCCGGGTACTGGTGCGCAAGGAAGGGTTTCCGGACGTCGTCTGCAAGGCGCCGGAACTCATCGGGGAGATCATGCAGTTCAATCCCGCGGGTGTGCGGACGGCTACGTGCGCGGGGGCGGTCGAGAGCATCGTATTGCGGTTTATGTGGGACGAGTTCTGGACCCGCGCAGAGAAGATTCTCTCCGAGGAGGAGTTGAAGCAGGTCAAAGAGACACTCGAAACGCAGGCATGGGAACACTTCCTGCGCTAGGCGGCGGCCGCGGAGAGGGGACCACGATGGGCCCGCAAGAAATTCACAATACGATTGTGCAGGTGCCGATCCTCGAGGAATTTGCGCCGGCGGAGCGCGAGACGTTGTCGGCCTTGTTGCAGGAGGTATCGGAGGTGCGGCGCCTGCGCAAGGGGCACCGCATGACGCGGGAAGGCAGCCGCGGGCGCAACCGCGGATTCATACTGCTTTCCGGTTCGGTGCGCGTTCAGAAGTCGGACATGCCGGATACGAAAGTGACCGCGCCGGAACTGCTCGGCGAAGTAATGCAGTTCAATCCGAAAAGGATGCGCGTTGCGACGGTCTTGGCGCATGAGGACTGTCTCGTGTTGCGGTTTATGTGGGACGACTTTTGGGACGCGGTCACGCGCTACTTCGAGCCTGACGAACAAAAGAAGGTGCGCGAGGTGCTCGAGCGGCGCGCGTGGGAACATTTCACGGCGTAGCTGGCGGAATGCCCGCGCGCGGTGCAGAGGGGGAAGTCATGGAACGACGTCAATTCTTGAAAACCGCCGCGGCTGGGGCCGTGGCTGCGCAGGCCACGGTGTTCAACGTGTCCGCGGCGGAGGCATCGAAGCCAGCATTGCTGGGCGGAACACCCGTACGCGCCGAACCGTTCCCGTCGTGGCCGGTACATGACCCGGCAGAGGAAGAGCGGTGGTTGGACGTAGCGCGCAAGAAAGGGTGGTACCGGTTCGCGGGGCAGACGACATACGTCGCCGAGTTCGAGAAGATGTTCGCCGAGATGATGGGCGCGCCATATTGCCTCGCCGTGAACAGCGGCACGAGTTCGCTCATTGCGTCCATGAACATGCTCGACGTCGGGCCGGGCGACGAGGTGATCGTGCCGCCGTACACGTTCAGCGCGACGATTAACGTCGTGCTGCTGCAACATGCACTGCCGGTGTTTGTCGACACGGACATCGACACCTTCCAGATCGACGCGACGAAGATCGAGGCGGCGATCACGGAGAACACGCGCTGCATCTTGCCGGTGCATTTGGGCGGCGCGGCGTATGACGTGGATGCGGTTACGAAGATTGCGGACGCGAAAGCGATTGCCGTCGTGGAGGAT
Encoded proteins:
- a CDS encoding ThuA domain-containing protein, which produces MTGNSTYWRVAHLRRYASFLLVWFFLAIALQSANGQPPEEVARVEAALPALARVAPAAPRKLLVFTLCKGFVHSSIPLGAKAVESMGAKTGAYAATISDDPSVFTPESLAQFDAVCMLNTTGELFDDDALKKSFADFVRGGKGLVGIHAATDCFYKWSEYGEMMGGYFDGHPWGAGDTVTCALDDPAHGLNAAFKGRGFDITDEIYQFQSKPYSREKLRVLVSLDIAKTNMNKDGLKRADNDYAISWARAYGQGRVFYCSLGHNESTYWNPAVLQHYLDGIQFALGDLAVDVTPSAALTPEQVEQSKSAGAQIMLDEGFKDLARYELGRDAALPKQFSELIIAGLGDEPKRADFEKRLTGLLESNPTNDGRQFAVKHLRLVAGEASIPVLATMLRQAETANDARYALEAMPAAGASAALREALRADGVVDAIGLINSLGERRDLECVTLVAPYLKSVDASETAAAAVALGKIGGEDAEKALFTSLLTARPERAGPYLDALLTAADMRMAKGEPERAAEIYEKLAAPDHSVRARVAGVQGLARTHSPKTVSAILRTLTESDEALQRGAALAARYVAGPDATREFATQLDKLPVSAQALLIEALADRGDAVALGAVTNAISSSDAGVSLAAVSALAALGNAASVVQLAELAGKTEGCTQTAARASLVRLRGPDVNNAIVAAVEKAEPAVRRELLRALGDRGAKESVPALLLAAKDSDETVRAQAYAALGQLAPADQLKAVVELLAVEQSETARAESEKAALAVLARNSDPAASAATVLSALPDVKQGIPAYCSILRVLGKINDPTAMEALLSATELKNADVRMTAVRALAEWPTAGPKENLLALAQSAEEAPLRDASLRGYLRMVELPDNVEELSPQYDAAFKASRSAEDRKLVLASIGRQHDPKLMELVAPLQEDAEVKQEAALALEQLKKVSYALNASRGNGDLYKAIDGDPATRWSTGEPQQPGQWFQIDMGYIANVRKVALDTTGSAGDYPREYSVFVSNDGKSWGDAVLKGTGNGPVTEIPLPHQRARFVKIEQTGKADGMFWSIHELKVEVE
- a CDS encoding cyclic nucleotide-binding domain-containing protein, whose translation is MGPQEIHNTIVQVPILEEFAPAERETLSALLQEVSEVRRLRKGHRMTREGSRGRNRGFILLSGSVRVQKSDMPDTKVTAPELLGEVMQFNPKRMRVATVLAHEDCLVLRFMWDDFWDAVTRYFEPDEQKKVREVLERRAWEHFTA
- a CDS encoding SDR family oxidoreductase; its protein translation is MNRLLEGQVAIVTGAGRGIGAATAKLFAAHGAHLVVSDLDQGPSENTAAEIRRDGGDAISVHGDVTDPAFPGAIMKAAIEKYEKLHILVNNAGYTWDGVIQKTSDEQWNAIVDVHLGAPFRMIRAAVPYMREAAKAEMAAGAAPEPRCIINVSSTSGLHGNAGQINYASAKMGVVGMTKTVAKEWGQFNIRCNAVAFGTIETRLIKAKEEAEQINVKGQVIQLGIPQHMRDMMTMMIPLGRTGTPEEAAGGILLLASPFASYITGHVLEVTGGFGI